In Chryseobacterium lactis, a single genomic region encodes these proteins:
- a CDS encoding TIGR02757 family protein codes for MLNFEELKNFLNEKADQYNAPDFIENDPIQIPHRFSVKQDIEIAGFLAATISWGNRKSIIKSAEKILDIMGNSPYDFVLNYSEKDLENIQDKSIHRTFNGQDFSYFIKQFNRIYTEHESLENLFKVQEPEVNFLHAIERFRNSFLETEKHRSHKHISSPYKNSSAKRIIMFLRWMVRKDKRGVDFGIWENIDQKYLSIPLDVHTGNISRKLGLVSRTQNDWKTVEELDVAIRKFDENDPAKYDFALFGLGVTKELL; via the coding sequence ATGCTGAATTTTGAAGAACTTAAAAATTTTCTGAACGAGAAAGCAGACCAGTATAATGCTCCTGATTTTATAGAAAATGATCCCATACAGATTCCGCATCGGTTCTCTGTAAAGCAGGATATTGAAATTGCAGGCTTTTTAGCGGCAACAATTTCCTGGGGAAATCGGAAATCAATTATTAAGTCTGCGGAAAAAATACTGGATATCATGGGGAACTCACCTTATGATTTTGTACTGAATTACTCAGAAAAAGATTTAGAAAATATACAGGATAAAAGTATTCACAGGACTTTTAACGGGCAGGATTTTTCTTATTTCATTAAACAATTCAACAGAATTTATACAGAACACGAAAGTCTGGAAAATCTGTTTAAAGTACAGGAACCTGAAGTGAATTTTTTACATGCGATAGAACGATTCAGAAACAGCTTCCTGGAAACTGAAAAGCATAGAAGCCATAAACACATCAGCTCGCCCTATAAAAATTCTTCTGCCAAAAGAATTATCATGTTTCTGAGATGGATGGTGCGTAAAGATAAACGAGGTGTAGATTTTGGTATCTGGGAAAATATAGATCAGAAATACCTGTCGATTCCTCTGGACGTTCACACCGGAAATATTTCCAGAAAATTAGGACTGGTTTCCAGAACTCAGAATGACTGGAAAACTGTAGAAGAATTAGATGTAGCTATAAGAAAGTTTGATGAGAATGATCCCGCAAAATATGACTTTGCATTGTTTGGACTGGGAGTGACTAAGGAACTTTTGTAA
- a CDS encoding DUF4349 domain-containing protein, with protein MKKFILLVAVSSTFIMCKKGGVSQSKAEEALHTIDSTATIATDAIDNAGATVDKALDSANIKVKDFENTKNDIREKIQNTSKIVDSLTDKIASTKLESKVEKKDSTKKAEKIIVNVPAPKVIKETKVVYKEKPKNDSYELNRSKDRMVKSGQISIKADNAETVKEIIKEEAIKNNGYIKSEDLSYIESADRRREDQKVYSIDIKVPIQNFDYLMNALSDNIGDIESKNIQVSGNNYTDNTICSISVSLTDKADIEKQPTTFGEKSFAAVSSGWEVITSIFLFILPLWPLFLIGGIGYYFYKKKSKNVSDKGSDQI; from the coding sequence ATGAAAAAGTTCATATTACTGGTTGCTGTATCAAGCACTTTTATCATGTGTAAAAAGGGTGGCGTTTCACAATCTAAAGCTGAAGAAGCTCTACACACTATAGACAGTACAGCCACTATTGCAACAGATGCTATTGATAATGCTGGTGCAACAGTTGATAAAGCCCTTGACTCAGCCAATATTAAAGTAAAAGATTTTGAAAATACTAAAAACGATATCCGGGAGAAAATACAAAACACGTCAAAAATCGTTGATTCCCTAACTGATAAAATCGCTTCTACTAAGCTGGAATCAAAAGTGGAAAAAAAGGATTCAACAAAAAAAGCTGAAAAAATCATTGTCAATGTACCTGCTCCCAAGGTTATCAAAGAAACCAAAGTTGTTTATAAAGAAAAGCCTAAAAATGACAGCTATGAATTGAATAGGTCAAAAGACAGAATGGTAAAATCCGGGCAAATCTCCATCAAAGCCGATAATGCAGAAACAGTAAAGGAAATCATCAAAGAAGAAGCCATTAAAAACAATGGTTACATCAAAAGTGAAGATCTTTCTTACATTGAGTCAGCCGATCGCAGACGCGAAGATCAAAAGGTATATAGTATTGACATCAAAGTTCCGATCCAAAATTTTGATTATCTGATGAATGCCCTCAGCGATAATATTGGAGACATTGAAAGTAAAAACATTCAGGTTTCCGGAAATAATTATACCGATAATACCATTTGTAGTATTTCAGTAAGCCTTACTGATAAAGCAGATATTGAAAAACAACCTACTACTTTCGGGGAAAAATCCTTTGCCGCAGTTTCATCCGGCTGGGAGGTGATTACATCCATCTTTCTATTTATTCTACCGCTATGGCCTTTATTCCTGATTGGTGGTATCGGTTACTATTTTTATAAAAAGAAAAGTAAAAACGTTTCTGATAAGGGTTCAGATCAGATTTAA
- the rdgB gene encoding RdgB/HAM1 family non-canonical purine NTP pyrophosphatase translates to MNIDMELLVATHNEHKKEEIQQILGNDCVVKSLTDYNIHEEIVEDGDSFHANALIKAKYCFEKTGIPSLGDDSGLAVESLDGRPGIFSARYAGDHDFAKNIEKVLEEMKGIENRKAYFITVLCYYDENGAQYFEGRVHGNLLTENKGFKGFGYDPIFVPQGYDKTFAEMNPEDKNKISHRKQALDLFMDFLKVK, encoded by the coding sequence ATGAATATAGATATGGAATTATTGGTAGCAACACACAATGAGCACAAAAAAGAAGAAATTCAACAGATTTTAGGAAATGATTGTGTTGTAAAAAGTCTTACAGATTATAATATTCACGAAGAAATTGTAGAAGATGGAGATTCTTTTCATGCTAATGCTTTAATTAAGGCAAAATACTGCTTTGAAAAGACAGGTATCCCTAGTTTAGGAGATGATAGTGGTTTGGCAGTAGAGTCCTTAGACGGAAGGCCTGGAATATTTTCTGCCCGGTACGCGGGAGATCATGATTTTGCTAAAAATATTGAAAAGGTTCTTGAAGAAATGAAGGGAATAGAAAACAGAAAGGCCTATTTCATCACTGTTTTATGCTATTATGATGAAAACGGAGCTCAATATTTTGAAGGCAGAGTTCATGGAAACCTGTTGACAGAAAATAAAGGCTTTAAAGGCTTCGGATATGACCCGATTTTCGTTCCACAAGGATATGATAAGACTTTTGCAGAAATGAATCCTGAAGACAAAAACAAAATTAGTCACCGTAAGCAGGCATTAGACCTTTTTATGGATTTTCTGAAAGTGAAATAG
- a CDS encoding CPBP family intramembrane glutamic endopeptidase, which translates to MENSKYPKFTFTWWGAVTLVVGLFIGTMAVSLFSLFWKVAFRENLELKDWFFMVANSVGFLAAIAFFDFFIVRRTTGKKLNFNLSSVNFYTYLLIFPMMAGMMLISEFVASLIPTSGPFFGEFYEYFTRLMNQLTDDPVIMIVMTSVLAPVFEEVIFRGIIQKGLINKGIKPWKAILYASIIFGVVHGNPWQFISAVMLGCVLGLVYHKTKSLLMPILLHAFNNLALSLLVLYGKDESFAKVLNVSEWLILAAGVVLFSLFYYLFMKKYKVHYAEI; encoded by the coding sequence ATGGAAAATAGCAAATATCCAAAATTTACCTTCACATGGTGGGGTGCTGTTACGTTGGTGGTGGGTTTGTTTATAGGAACAATGGCTGTTTCTTTATTCAGTCTCTTTTGGAAAGTGGCTTTCAGAGAAAATCTGGAGCTTAAAGACTGGTTTTTTATGGTAGCAAATTCTGTAGGATTTCTAGCTGCAATTGCTTTCTTTGACTTTTTCATTGTAAGACGAACTACCGGAAAGAAACTTAATTTTAACTTATCATCCGTTAATTTTTATACCTATCTTTTGATTTTTCCTATGATGGCAGGCATGATGCTGATCTCAGAATTTGTAGCATCATTAATTCCCACTTCAGGACCCTTTTTCGGTGAATTTTATGAGTATTTTACCCGACTTATGAATCAACTTACCGATGATCCCGTAATTATGATCGTGATGACTTCGGTTTTGGCTCCTGTTTTTGAGGAAGTTATTTTCAGAGGGATTATTCAGAAAGGATTGATCAATAAAGGAATAAAGCCATGGAAGGCTATTTTATATGCCTCCATTATTTTTGGAGTAGTACACGGAAATCCATGGCAGTTTATCAGTGCCGTAATGCTGGGCTGTGTGCTGGGATTGGTTTATCATAAAACAAAATCTTTATTGATGCCGATACTGTTACACGCTTTTAATAACCTGGCCTTATCCTTATTGGTGCTTTACGGTAAAGATGAAAGCTTTGCAAAAGTTTTAAATGTTTCAGAATGGTTGATATTAGCTGCAGGGGTTGTACTTTTCTCTTTATTCTACTATCTTTTTATGAAAAAGTATAAAGTACATTATGCAGAAATTTAA
- a CDS encoding DUF1003 domain-containing protein has product MKKYNEKTEILEKIADSITSWIGSIQSLIVHTLLFLTSFLLPMVNLVSFDKMLLILTTVLSLEAIYLAIFIQMSVNKSHEKIEDIQEDIEEISEDIEDIQEDIEEISEDIEEISEDIEEINEDIEDIQEDIEEINEEEEEEHHIERAKNVILKSNVSSNKNEIKALKDIITQLQNEIDQLKKDEN; this is encoded by the coding sequence ATGAAAAAATATAATGAGAAAACAGAAATTCTGGAGAAAATAGCAGATAGCATTACCTCATGGATTGGGTCTATCCAGTCACTGATTGTACACACATTGCTTTTTCTTACCTCTTTTCTGCTTCCGATGGTTAACCTTGTCTCATTTGACAAGATGTTGCTGATTCTTACAACTGTACTTTCCCTGGAAGCTATTTATCTGGCTATTTTTATTCAAATGTCAGTCAATAAAAGTCATGAGAAAATTGAAGATATCCAGGAAGATATTGAAGAAATCAGTGAAGATATAGAAGACATCCAGGAAGATATCGAGGAAATCAGCGAAGATATTGAGGAGATCAGTGAAGACATTGAAGAAATCAACGAGGATATTGAAGATATTCAGGAAGATATCGAAGAAATAAATGAAGAAGAGGAAGAGGAACATCACATTGAAAGAGCAAAAAATGTAATTCTGAAAAGCAATGTAAGCTCGAATAAGAATGAAATAAAAGCTTTAAAAGATATCATCACCCAGCTGCAAAATGAGATTGATCAGCTAAAAAAAGATGAGAACTAA
- a CDS encoding acyl-CoA dehydrogenase codes for MDFNLSEEQLMIQQAARDFAQNELLPGVIERDRDQKFPTEQVKKMGEMGLLGMMVDPKYGGAGMDSVSYVLAMEEIAKIDASAAVVMSVNNSLVCAGLEKFASEEQKVKYLTPLASGQVIGAFALSEPEAGSDATSQKTTAEDKGDYYLLNGIKNWITNGGTASYYIVIAQTDPEKKHKGINAFIVERGWEGFEVGVKEDKLGIRGSDTHSLIFNNVKVPKENRIGEDGFGFNFAMAVLNGGRIGIASQALGIASGAYELALKYAKTRKAFKTEIINHQAIAFKLADMATQITAARMLCFKAACEKDAGKDISESGAMAKLYASQVAMDTTIEAVQVHGGYGYVKEYHVERLMRDAKITQIYEGTSEIQKIVISRSIAK; via the coding sequence ATGGACTTTAATTTATCAGAAGAACAGCTGATGATTCAGCAGGCGGCAAGAGATTTTGCACAAAATGAACTATTACCTGGAGTTATTGAAAGAGACCGCGACCAGAAATTCCCTACAGAGCAGGTGAAGAAAATGGGCGAAATGGGCCTTTTGGGAATGATGGTTGATCCAAAATACGGAGGTGCAGGTATGGACAGCGTTTCTTACGTGCTGGCAATGGAGGAGATTGCAAAAATAGATGCTTCTGCAGCTGTTGTAATGTCTGTAAACAATTCATTGGTTTGTGCCGGTCTTGAAAAATTTGCTTCCGAAGAACAAAAAGTAAAATATCTTACTCCTCTGGCAAGCGGACAGGTAATCGGAGCTTTTGCTTTATCTGAGCCGGAAGCCGGTTCTGATGCTACTTCTCAGAAGACAACAGCTGAAGACAAAGGAGATTACTACCTTTTAAACGGGATTAAAAACTGGATCACAAACGGTGGAACAGCTTCTTATTATATCGTAATCGCTCAGACGGATCCTGAGAAAAAACATAAAGGAATCAATGCATTCATCGTAGAAAGAGGATGGGAAGGTTTTGAAGTTGGAGTAAAAGAAGACAAATTGGGAATCAGAGGAAGTGATACGCATTCTTTGATCTTTAACAATGTAAAAGTTCCTAAAGAAAACAGAATCGGTGAAGACGGTTTTGGTTTCAATTTTGCAATGGCTGTATTGAATGGTGGTAGAATCGGTATCGCTTCTCAGGCTTTAGGTATTGCTTCAGGAGCTTACGAATTGGCTTTGAAATATGCTAAAACAAGAAAAGCATTCAAAACTGAAATTATCAACCATCAGGCGATTGCTTTCAAATTAGCTGATATGGCAACTCAGATCACTGCAGCAAGAATGTTATGTTTCAAAGCAGCATGTGAAAAAGATGCAGGAAAAGATATCTCTGAAAGCGGAGCAATGGCAAAATTATACGCTTCTCAGGTAGCAATGGATACTACTATTGAAGCAGTACAGGTTCATGGTGGATATGGATATGTGAAAGAATACCACGTAGAAAGATTAATGAGAGATGCAAAAATCACTCAGATCTACGAAGGAACTTCTGAAATCCAGAAAATCGTGATCTCAAGAAGTATCGCAAAATAA
- a CDS encoding ribonuclease Z, with protein MSTYLTILGFNSAIPTINSSPTAQLLEMEERHFLIDCGEGTQVQLRKAKARFSKINHIFISHLHGDHCFGLPGLIASFRLLGRENPIHVYGPKGIKKMMETIFQITETHRGFEVVYHELDKDYSEKIYEDSRVEVYTIPLDHRIYCNGYLFKEKPKDRHLNMKEIAKYSEIETCDYHNIKAGKDFVLSDGYVLKNEILTVEPAPSVSYAFCSDTRYLENVIPIIKNVTVLYHESTFLHDLKEMADYTGHTTALEAATIAQKAQVGKLILGHFSNRYADLTVFTDEARNIFPNSFLPKALESVKI; from the coding sequence TTGAGTACTTATTTAACGATATTAGGCTTTAATTCAGCTATTCCGACCATCAATTCTTCTCCTACAGCACAATTGCTGGAAATGGAAGAAAGACACTTTCTTATCGACTGTGGAGAAGGTACACAGGTTCAGCTGAGAAAAGCAAAAGCAAGATTTTCAAAAATCAATCATATTTTTATTTCCCATCTTCATGGAGATCATTGCTTTGGACTTCCGGGGCTTATTGCTTCTTTCCGCCTTTTGGGAAGGGAAAACCCAATCCATGTCTATGGACCGAAAGGAATCAAAAAGATGATGGAAACCATTTTTCAGATTACCGAAACACACCGTGGTTTTGAAGTGGTTTATCATGAGCTGGATAAAGATTATTCAGAAAAGATCTATGAAGATAGCAGGGTAGAAGTATATACTATTCCTCTCGATCACAGAATTTATTGTAATGGTTATCTGTTTAAAGAAAAACCGAAAGACAGGCATCTCAACATGAAAGAAATTGCCAAATACAGTGAAATTGAGACCTGTGATTATCACAATATAAAAGCAGGGAAAGATTTTGTATTGAGCGATGGATATGTTCTTAAAAATGAAATTCTTACTGTTGAACCTGCTCCTTCAGTATCCTATGCTTTTTGCAGTGACACCCGTTATCTGGAAAATGTGATTCCGATTATTAAAAATGTAACAGTTTTATACCACGAATCTACATTTTTACATGATTTGAAAGAAATGGCAGATTATACAGGACATACAACAGCTCTGGAAGCTGCAACTATTGCTCAGAAAGCTCAGGTAGGAAAATTAATTTTAGGACATTTCTCCAACAGATATGCCGATCTTACCGTATTTACCGATGAAGCAAGAAATATATTTCCCAATTCATTTTTACCAAAAGCATTGGAAAGTGTGAAAATTTGA
- a CDS encoding peptide chain release factor 3 produces the protein MSDLIKEIQKRKTFGIISHPDAGKTTLTEKLLLFGGAIQEAGAVKSNKIKKGATSDFMEIERQRGISVATSVLAFEYKDHKINILDTPGHKDFAEDTYRTLTAVDSVIVVIDVAKGVEEQTEKLVKVCRMRNIPMLVFINKLDREGKDAFDLLDEVEQKLGLRVCPLSLPIGMGSDFQGIYNIWENNIQLFLEEKKQKVGDSIKFDDINDSSIDEVIGEKAAKTLREELDLIQSVYPEFNREDYMNGDLQPVFFGSALNNFGVRELLDAFIEIAPMPQPKESDLRMVKPEESTFTGFVFKIHANMDPKHRDRLAFVKIVSGTFKRNENYLLVREGKKMKFSSPNAFFADKKEVVEESFPGDIVGLHDTGSFRIGDTLTGGEKLSFKGIPSFSPEHFRYINNNDPLKAKQLAKGIDQLMDEGVAQLFTLEMNNRKIIGTVGALQYEVIQYRLEHEYGAKCTYEPLSMHKACWVEADEKSEEFKEFARLKQRFLARDKYNQLVFLADSSFTIHMTQEKFPNVKLHFISEFRDH, from the coding sequence ATGTCAGACTTAATCAAAGAAATACAAAAAAGAAAGACCTTCGGGATCATTTCCCACCCGGATGCCGGAAAAACCACTCTTACGGAAAAACTACTTCTTTTCGGAGGAGCTATTCAGGAAGCGGGTGCGGTAAAATCCAACAAAATTAAAAAAGGAGCTACTTCCGACTTTATGGAAATTGAGAGACAGAGAGGGATCTCGGTAGCGACTTCCGTATTGGCTTTTGAATATAAAGATCATAAAATCAATATTCTCGATACTCCCGGTCACAAAGACTTTGCTGAAGATACTTATAGAACATTAACTGCCGTAGATTCTGTAATCGTTGTTATCGACGTTGCAAAAGGGGTTGAGGAGCAAACTGAAAAACTGGTTAAGGTTTGTAGAATGAGAAACATTCCGATGCTTGTTTTTATCAACAAACTAGACCGTGAAGGGAAGGATGCTTTTGATCTATTGGATGAAGTGGAGCAAAAATTAGGTTTAAGAGTTTGTCCGCTTTCTTTGCCAATTGGTATGGGAAGTGACTTCCAGGGAATTTATAATATCTGGGAAAATAATATTCAGCTATTCTTAGAAGAGAAAAAGCAGAAAGTTGGAGATTCTATTAAGTTTGATGATATTAATGATTCTTCTATTGACGAAGTGATCGGTGAAAAAGCAGCAAAAACTTTAAGAGAAGAACTTGATCTGATCCAATCTGTTTACCCTGAATTCAACCGTGAGGATTATATGAATGGAGACCTTCAACCGGTATTCTTCGGTTCAGCGTTAAATAACTTTGGAGTTCGCGAATTATTGGATGCTTTCATTGAAATTGCACCGATGCCTCAGCCTAAGGAAAGTGATCTTCGTATGGTAAAGCCTGAAGAAAGCACTTTCACAGGATTTGTTTTCAAGATCCATGCGAATATGGATCCTAAGCACAGAGACAGACTTGCATTCGTGAAGATTGTTTCAGGAACATTTAAAAGAAATGAAAACTATTTATTGGTAAGAGAAGGCAAAAAAATGAAGTTCTCTTCTCCAAATGCTTTCTTCGCTGATAAAAAAGAAGTTGTAGAAGAAAGTTTCCCTGGTGATATTGTGGGTCTTCATGATACAGGAAGTTTCAGAATCGGCGATACTTTAACCGGTGGTGAGAAATTAAGCTTCAAAGGAATTCCAAGCTTCTCTCCTGAGCACTTCCGTTATATTAATAATAATGATCCGTTAAAAGCTAAACAATTGGCTAAAGGTATTGATCAGTTAATGGATGAAGGGGTTGCACAGCTATTTACTCTGGAAATGAATAACAGAAAGATCATCGGAACTGTAGGAGCACTTCAGTACGAGGTTATTCAATATCGTTTAGAGCATGAATATGGCGCTAAGTGTACATATGAGCCTCTATCCATGCACAAAGCATGTTGGGTGGAAGCGGATGAAAAATCTGAAGAATTTAAAGAATTTGCCAGATTGAAACAAAGATTCCTGGCAAGAGATAAGTATAATCAACTTGTATTCTTGGCAGATTCATCATTTACCATTCACATGACGCAGGAGAAATTCCCGAATGTGAAATTACATTTTATCAGTGAATTCCGAGATCATTAA
- a CDS encoding reprolysin-like metallopeptidase yields MKIKLVLLTVFVTLSEMITAQQNLWSRASQKDLKNIREKSIRLSHYELANLNDDGLRKQLLNTPERSEKKSVKGSFIKFPDGKGKIDTYEVFEASTMHPDLQKRFPDIRSYVGSQVNDPATKISFTYDPYFGLNATIQSTTGIRYIDSYSYDNKIYVLYERKEAESQEKFKCSFKDNHDQPLSNQINGNTVGKTINDGLLRKYRLAITSTARYTSYIAQQAGVGSGTDTQKKAAVLSAVNTAVNRINQVYEKELSVTLQLIANTDQLFFIGTDTFVAGDDDQMTNQNVIVTNNIIGLNNYDIGHVFTQWTENQGLASTPSVCTNDKASGVTGSVNPVGDPFVIDYVSHEIGHQFGGNHSFNNVYRSNPESAMEPGSGSTIMGYAGINPPDVQSHSDPYFHAISIKEINTWITSGGNCGVNTTTNNHAPTANAGLDKTIPVNTPFVLTGIGTDADNDAITYNWEQMDKEQRSMPPKPISSEGPMFRSILATSDPSRYFPRLSTIVQGYDPNVIDVTDFRTWEKLPSVERILNFSLLVRDNNPVGGQTGRDDIKLTVSDEAGPFVVTSQNTAGTVWNIGESKTITWNVAGTNLSPVNTANVRILLSTDGGLTFPHVLVASTPNNGTYTFNVPGNLGATSNARIMIKAIDNIFLNVNKTNFIINSTLGTSEVEKVKTGIKIYPNPSKGIFTIETESGKGFSYTIFAIDGKLVTAKKEVTSGKTHEEVNVSHLPTGTYIIQLDKEGQKISRKLLIKK; encoded by the coding sequence ATGAAAATAAAATTAGTACTTCTTACAGTTTTTGTTACTTTATCGGAAATGATTACTGCACAACAAAATCTTTGGAGTAGAGCATCTCAAAAAGATTTGAAAAATATAAGAGAAAAATCAATACGTCTTTCTCATTATGAATTAGCTAATTTAAACGATGATGGGCTTAGAAAACAATTGCTAAATACTCCGGAACGAAGTGAAAAAAAATCAGTAAAAGGATCTTTTATCAAATTTCCTGATGGAAAAGGGAAAATTGATACCTATGAAGTTTTTGAAGCATCTACCATGCATCCCGATCTGCAAAAAAGATTTCCTGACATAAGATCATATGTTGGGAGCCAGGTTAATGATCCAGCAACTAAAATTAGCTTTACTTATGATCCGTACTTTGGATTAAATGCAACAATACAAAGTACAACGGGCATAAGGTATATTGATTCTTATTCTTATGATAATAAAATCTATGTTTTGTATGAAAGAAAAGAGGCTGAGTCTCAAGAGAAATTTAAATGCTCATTTAAAGACAACCATGATCAGCCGTTATCGAATCAAATAAATGGTAATACTGTTGGGAAAACAATAAATGATGGGTTGTTACGAAAATACAGACTTGCAATAACTTCTACTGCGAGGTACACATCATATATAGCACAGCAGGCAGGTGTAGGATCAGGAACGGATACTCAGAAAAAAGCAGCAGTATTATCCGCAGTAAATACAGCTGTTAACAGAATTAATCAAGTGTATGAAAAAGAACTTTCTGTAACACTACAACTCATTGCCAATACAGATCAATTATTCTTTATAGGAACTGATACATTTGTTGCTGGTGACGATGATCAAATGACTAATCAGAATGTTATAGTTACTAATAATATAATTGGATTGAACAACTATGATATTGGACATGTTTTTACTCAGTGGACCGAAAATCAAGGCTTAGCAAGCACGCCGTCAGTCTGTACTAATGATAAAGCTTCAGGCGTTACAGGTTCTGTTAATCCGGTAGGAGACCCTTTTGTAATAGATTATGTGAGTCATGAAATAGGACATCAGTTTGGTGGCAATCATTCATTTAATAATGTGTATCGTAGTAATCCTGAATCTGCTATGGAGCCTGGAAGCGGAAGTACAATTATGGGATATGCGGGAATCAACCCTCCTGATGTACAATCTCATTCTGATCCTTATTTTCATGCGATCAGTATTAAGGAAATTAATACATGGATCACAAGCGGTGGAAATTGTGGAGTAAACACAACAACTAATAATCATGCCCCAACAGCAAATGCGGGCCTTGATAAGACAATTCCTGTAAATACTCCATTTGTACTCACAGGAATCGGTACAGATGCAGATAATGATGCAATTACCTATAACTGGGAACAAATGGATAAGGAGCAGAGATCTATGCCACCTAAACCAATAAGCTCAGAAGGTCCTATGTTTAGATCTATATTGGCTACAAGTGACCCTTCCAGATATTTTCCGAGGTTATCTACGATCGTACAAGGATATGATCCCAATGTTATCGATGTTACTGATTTCAGAACCTGGGAAAAGCTGCCATCTGTTGAGAGAATATTAAACTTCTCATTACTTGTGAGGGATAATAACCCGGTGGGTGGACAAACAGGTCGGGATGACATTAAGTTAACGGTGTCAGATGAGGCAGGCCCATTTGTTGTGACTTCTCAAAATACTGCAGGAACAGTTTGGAATATAGGAGAATCTAAAACAATTACATGGAATGTAGCCGGTACCAATCTTTCTCCAGTAAATACTGCCAATGTCAGAATTTTACTTTCTACAGATGGAGGACTTACTTTTCCTCATGTCTTAGTGGCAAGCACACCCAATAATGGGACCTACACATTTAATGTTCCGGGTAATTTGGGAGCTACTTCAAATGCAAGAATCATGATCAAAGCAATTGATAATATCTTTTTAAATGTAAATAAAACCAATTTTATTATTAATTCTACTTTAGGAACCAGTGAAGTTGAAAAAGTAAAAACCGGAATAAAGATTTATCCTAATCCTTCCAAAGGAATCTTTACCATTGAAACAGAATCCGGAAAGGGCTTTTCATACACTATTTTTGCGATAGACGGAAAACTGGTTACTGCTAAAAAAGAAGTTACAAGTGGTAAGACTCATGAAGAAGTAAATGTATCACATCTCCCGACGGGTACTTACATTATTCAGTTAGATAAAGAAGGACAAAAGATCTCTAGAAAACTGCTTATTAAAAAATAA